The following proteins come from a genomic window of Nitrospirota bacterium:
- a CDS encoding selenium metabolism-associated LysR family transcriptional regulator, with protein sequence MKYATMTAMDVHQLRVFVSVYKNRSFSKASEQLYLTQPTISDHIKTLEEELECRLFDRLGRTIIPTKEADVLYNHALTILERVSALKETFSRLKKEISGELVVGASTIPGTYLMPRLIAGFKEKHPSVSFTVVITDSKDIIDKVMKHELLVGVVGAKQNDGHLAFHPLLDDDLVVIAAPSLIKGNTLRLEELVTFPMLFREEGSGTRKEVERILEQKGIDREQLRIAGIFGSTDAVKQAVKEGLGITIISRFAVTDELKHRTLKEIKVPDIQMNRKFYIVSHKKRTLPLPYALFLEHIKAHL encoded by the coding sequence ATGAAATATGCTACAATGACCGCTATGGATGTGCACCAGCTCAGGGTATTCGTATCGGTCTACAAGAACAGGAGCTTTTCCAAGGCCTCGGAACAGCTTTACCTCACCCAGCCGACGATCAGCGATCATATAAAGACCCTGGAAGAAGAGCTCGAGTGCAGGCTCTTCGACCGCCTGGGCCGTACGATCATACCGACCAAAGAGGCCGATGTCCTCTACAACCACGCCCTCACTATTCTCGAGAGGGTAAGCGCGCTCAAAGAGACCTTCAGCCGGCTGAAGAAAGAGATCTCGGGCGAGCTGGTGGTCGGCGCGAGCACCATCCCCGGCACCTACCTGATGCCCCGTCTCATCGCCGGCTTCAAGGAAAAGCATCCCTCGGTCTCCTTCACGGTCGTCATCACCGACTCGAAAGATATCATCGACAAGGTGATGAAGCACGAGCTGCTCGTCGGTGTCGTCGGTGCGAAGCAGAACGACGGACACCTGGCGTTCCATCCCCTGCTGGACGATGACCTGGTCGTTATCGCCGCGCCCTCCCTCATCAAAGGGAACACGCTTCGGCTCGAGGAGCTCGTCACCTTCCCGATGCTCTTCAGGGAGGAGGGATCGGGGACCCGCAAAGAAGTGGAACGCATACTCGAGCAGAAAGGAATCGATAGAGAACAGCTCAGGATCGCCGGCATCTTCGGCTCGACCGATGCGGTGAAACAGGCGGTCAAGGAGGGGCTGGGCATTACGATCATATCGCGATTCGCGGTCACCGACGAGCTCAAACACCGCACGCTCAAAGAGATCAAGGTGCCCGATATACAAATGAATCGTAAATTCTATATCGTCTCGCACAAAAAGCGAACGCTTCCCCTCCCCTACGCGCTCTTCCTGGAGCACATCAAAGCGCATCTGTAA